A genome region from Nocardia sp. NBC_01730 includes the following:
- a CDS encoding phosphopantetheine-binding protein produces MTDPLEQVLREILIEDLDVTPEEMHPDADLVADLGFDSLSFATGVVEIRDRLGVSLARDDVFSCRTLGDLQRLVANKLAATVG; encoded by the coding sequence ATGACCGACCCGCTGGAGCAGGTGCTGCGCGAGATCCTGATCGAGGATCTGGATGTCACGCCAGAAGAGATGCACCCTGATGCCGACCTGGTCGCCGACCTCGGTTTCGATTCGCTGTCCTTCGCGACCGGTGTCGTCGAAATCCGTGACCGGCTCGGGGTTTCGCTGGCGAGGGACGACGTCTTCTCCTGCCGCACACTCGGTGATCTGCAGCGGCTCGTCGCGAACAAGCTCGCCGCCACGGTCGGATGA
- a CDS encoding fatty acyl-AMP ligase produces MNRFLAALLHSTDRSDRGLLSGDPADLTRTEWREIHRRARRIAGGLREAGVRRGDTVAVLAGAPGDIAPLVQGIWLAGAAVTMLHQPTPRTDLAAWVADTRRAIAVVDAAVLVVGDPFGAVVAEFGGERLRCVTVVDLLAGPDVEPVDTHDTDLAFLQLTSGSTGSPKAVAITYANMYANIRAMEFASLINDRDVMVSWLPLFHDMGMMGFLVAPMFLGVELVAITPSDFLASPLIWAELVTRYRGSMSAAPNFAYGLLARTMARAGAGDFDLSSLRFVLNGAEPIDGAVVQRFLDAGARFGLRREAIVPAYGMAEATLAVSFTRPGDGFSVDHVDPEAMQTVGRATVSTAEDTRRYIGLGQTLPGIEARVRTESGALADTRQIGEFELRGDSIATRYRTDAGFIEAVDDSGWLATGDLGYLTEDGQLVVCGRKKDMLIISGRNIYPVDIERAAAEVDGVRAGNAVAVPAETTERGEGFAVIVESAASAETGGRARISRDVAHRVEAALGVSPRRVVVVPVGRIPKTSSGKLRRLEARALLAIG; encoded by the coding sequence GTGAACAGGTTCCTCGCAGCGTTGCTGCACAGCACCGACCGAAGCGATCGCGGTCTGCTCAGCGGCGACCCAGCCGACCTCACCAGAACGGAATGGCGCGAGATACACCGGCGTGCCCGGCGCATCGCCGGTGGTCTACGGGAGGCGGGCGTGCGCCGCGGAGACACAGTCGCCGTACTCGCCGGTGCTCCGGGCGATATCGCGCCCCTGGTGCAGGGCATTTGGCTGGCCGGTGCGGCGGTGACGATGCTGCACCAGCCGACGCCGCGCACCGACCTGGCGGCCTGGGTCGCCGACACGCGGCGTGCTATCGCGGTGGTCGATGCCGCCGTCCTGGTGGTCGGCGATCCCTTCGGTGCGGTCGTCGCCGAGTTCGGCGGGGAGCGCCTCCGCTGTGTCACGGTCGTCGATCTGCTTGCCGGTCCCGACGTGGAACCGGTGGACACCCACGATACCGATCTGGCGTTTCTGCAGCTCACGTCGGGCTCGACCGGTAGTCCGAAAGCGGTGGCCATCACCTATGCGAATATGTACGCCAATATCCGCGCCATGGAGTTCGCGTCACTCATCAATGACCGGGACGTGATGGTCAGCTGGCTGCCACTGTTCCACGACATGGGCATGATGGGGTTCCTGGTCGCGCCGATGTTTCTCGGCGTCGAACTGGTCGCCATCACGCCATCCGATTTCCTCGCCTCTCCGCTGATCTGGGCCGAACTGGTGACCAGGTACCGGGGCTCGATGTCGGCGGCACCAAACTTCGCCTATGGACTTCTTGCCCGCACCATGGCCCGCGCCGGTGCCGGGGACTTCGACCTGTCATCGCTACGGTTCGTACTCAACGGCGCCGAACCCATCGATGGCGCTGTCGTGCAACGATTTCTGGATGCCGGTGCCCGCTTCGGGCTGCGACGCGAGGCGATCGTGCCCGCCTACGGCATGGCCGAGGCGACCCTCGCGGTGTCGTTCACCCGACCGGGCGACGGATTCAGCGTCGATCACGTCGACCCGGAGGCGATGCAAACAGTCGGCCGGGCAACGGTTTCCACCGCAGAAGACACCCGCCGGTACATCGGCCTCGGGCAAACGCTGCCTGGCATCGAGGCGCGGGTGCGCACCGAATCCGGCGCCCTCGCCGACACCAGGCAGATCGGCGAGTTCGAGCTGCGCGGTGACAGCATCGCTACCCGGTACCGGACCGACGCGGGATTCATCGAGGCCGTCGACGATTCCGGATGGCTTGCCACCGGCGACCTCGGCTATCTGACCGAGGACGGCCAACTTGTGGTGTGTGGACGCAAGAAGGACATGCTGATCATCTCGGGACGCAACATCTACCCGGTCGACATCGAACGCGCCGCTGCCGAGGTCGACGGTGTCCGTGCCGGCAATGCCGTCGCCGTGCCCGCGGAAACCACTGAGAGGGGTGAGGGATTCGCGGTCATCGTGGAATCCGCGGCCAGTGCCGAGACCGGCGGACGCGCGCGTATTTCCCGCGATGTCGCGCACCGCGTCGAGGCGGCGCTCGGCGTGAGTCCGCGCCGGGTCGTGGTTGTCCCGGTGGGGCGCATCCCGAAAACGTCGTCGGGGAAGCTGCGCCGACTCGAAGCCCGCGCTCTTCTCGCCATCGGGTAG
- a CDS encoding MCE family protein, translated as MTAVRGPAIKLSIFLVLVIGCLSLILSTLRGPATGAATEYDAIFTDVSGLVTGDSVRMAGVQVGRVTTIELTTDATARVRFTVGGDRPILDTTHAAVRYQTLLGQRYVELFDARPAGTRLSPGATIPRERTEPSFDVSRLFNGFKPLFSALDTGQLNRLGENLIRVLQGDGAGIGPVLADLDSLLRYAKNRDAVLVVLIRNLGEIAAEIGGKSEQVGALIKQVAGIIGVFSHRADELVNSLRVAGYGLEPDVGILAELESLFDDTHAPLHQLLRRLAPRTDQLVEILSLMPELLGGLNANYPANGPSPAFTCSTQSVEPPGIGSAILGNQHLVVCK; from the coding sequence ATGACGGCGGTACGCGGTCCCGCGATCAAGCTGTCGATCTTCCTGGTTCTGGTGATCGGCTGCCTCAGCCTGATCCTGTCCACCCTGCGTGGGCCGGCAACGGGCGCGGCCACGGAATACGACGCGATCTTCACCGACGTGTCCGGACTGGTCACCGGGGACAGTGTCCGGATGGCGGGGGTCCAGGTCGGCAGGGTCACCACGATCGAGTTGACCACGGACGCGACGGCTCGGGTGCGGTTCACCGTGGGTGGTGACCGGCCCATCCTGGACACGACCCACGCCGCGGTGCGGTATCAGACCCTGCTCGGGCAGCGCTATGTGGAACTGTTCGATGCCCGGCCCGCTGGTACCCGTCTGTCGCCAGGTGCGACGATCCCACGTGAACGCACCGAGCCCAGTTTCGATGTGTCCCGGTTGTTCAACGGGTTCAAACCCTTGTTCAGCGCACTCGATACCGGGCAGCTGAACCGCCTGGGGGAGAACCTGATCCGCGTCCTCCAGGGTGACGGCGCCGGAATCGGCCCGGTACTGGCTGATCTCGACAGCCTGCTGCGGTATGCGAAGAACCGGGATGCGGTCCTCGTGGTGCTGATCCGCAACCTCGGTGAGATCGCGGCGGAGATCGGCGGCAAATCCGAACAGGTCGGCGCGCTCATCAAGCAGGTCGCGGGGATCATCGGAGTGTTCAGCCATCGCGCGGACGAATTGGTGAACTCGCTGCGGGTCGCCGGCTACGGGCTGGAGCCCGATGTCGGGATCCTTGCCGAACTCGAATCCCTCTTCGACGACACCCATGCACCACTGCACCAGCTGCTGCGGCGACTTGCGCCGCGCACCGACCAACTTGTGGAGATCCTGTCCCTGATGCCGGAATTACTCGGGGGCCTGAACGCGAACTACCCCGCGAATGGTCCCTCGCCTGCCTTCACCTGCTCGACGCAGTCCGTCGAACCCCCCGGCATCGGAAGCGCCATTCTCGGCAATCAACATCTGGTGGTGTGCAAATGA
- a CDS encoding pyridoxal phosphate-dependent decarboxylase family protein, which yields MIDPRPTSPFDTEFLTATGVDHYLDAVSAAAGHIAGAFRDSPAPGVVTGSGALRQRIRSLPVAPPDGVGLVAVLDEIAQHVVPLSTAVSNPRYVAHLHCPPAISSLAAEVMLSALNQSMDSFDQGPAASAVEEHIIEWMCGVLGYGVGGDGVFTSGGTQSNLQGLLLARDNYARERLRWDIGERGLPGSATTWRVLCTAQTHFTVTQAASLLGLGACSIIPVDTDSAGRLDPRALTAAIEGCEHAGQQVIAVVANAGTTDFGVIDPLTRVCEIAHDRGIWVHVDACAAGCLLLSDQHRHLVDGIGGADSVAIDFHKLLFQAISCGALFVRNREALNVMSSHADYLNPSDDDPDETRNLVGKSLQTTRRFDALKILVTLRALGATTVADMIDSTVAAAAAAHTTAATQDRLEVIGAGGTNTVVLRWTDPSLTSGQLDQVNDAIRHEMATSGQALVGRTRVDGEIAVKLTFVNPVCTVDIARDLVIDIAECGQLLADRMCEEVVARA from the coding sequence ATGATCGACCCCCGCCCCACATCGCCGTTCGACACCGAATTCCTCACCGCGACAGGCGTCGACCACTACCTGGACGCCGTCTCCGCGGCCGCCGGGCACATCGCAGGCGCCTTCCGCGACTCGCCCGCGCCGGGCGTGGTGACCGGCTCCGGTGCGCTGCGGCAACGGATCCGGAGCCTGCCAGTGGCCCCACCTGATGGTGTCGGGCTGGTGGCCGTGCTCGATGAGATCGCCCAGCACGTGGTGCCGCTGTCGACGGCGGTGTCGAATCCCCGGTATGTCGCGCATCTGCACTGTCCACCGGCCATCTCGTCACTGGCCGCCGAGGTGATGCTCAGTGCTCTCAACCAGTCGATGGATTCCTTCGACCAAGGCCCCGCCGCCAGCGCCGTCGAGGAGCACATCATCGAGTGGATGTGCGGGGTGCTCGGCTACGGCGTCGGTGGCGACGGTGTGTTCACCAGCGGTGGCACCCAGTCGAATCTTCAAGGTCTGCTGCTGGCCAGGGACAACTACGCTCGCGAGCGACTCCGCTGGGACATCGGCGAGCGCGGGCTTCCCGGCAGCGCCACCACATGGCGTGTGTTGTGCACGGCGCAAACACATTTCACAGTGACGCAGGCCGCAAGCCTGCTCGGTCTCGGCGCCTGTTCGATCATCCCCGTCGATACCGACAGCGCAGGCAGACTCGATCCGCGTGCACTGACCGCGGCCATCGAGGGCTGCGAGCACGCAGGCCAGCAGGTCATCGCGGTCGTCGCGAACGCGGGCACCACCGATTTCGGTGTGATCGATCCGCTCACGCGGGTGTGCGAGATCGCCCATGACCGCGGTATCTGGGTGCACGTGGACGCGTGTGCCGCGGGCTGCCTGCTGCTCAGCGACCAGCACCGCCATCTTGTCGACGGCATCGGTGGCGCCGACTCGGTGGCGATCGATTTCCACAAGCTGCTGTTTCAGGCGATCAGCTGCGGTGCACTGTTCGTGCGGAACCGGGAGGCGCTGAATGTCATGTCCAGTCACGCCGACTACCTGAACCCGTCCGACGACGACCCGGACGAAACCCGCAATCTCGTCGGGAAATCGCTGCAGACCACGCGCCGTTTCGATGCGCTGAAGATCCTTGTCACACTGCGCGCCTTGGGTGCTACGACCGTGGCGGACATGATCGACAGCACGGTGGCGGCGGCCGCGGCGGCGCACACGACGGCAGCGACGCAGGACCGCCTCGAGGTGATCGGTGCGGGCGGAACCAACACGGTGGTATTGCGCTGGACAGATCCGAGCCTGACATCCGGTCAGCTAGACCAGGTCAACGACGCGATCCGCCACGAGATGGCCACGTCAGGACAGGCTCTGGTCGGTCGCACCCGAGTCGACGGGGAGATCGCCGTCAAGCTCACCTTCGTCAACCCGGTGTGCACGGTGGACATCGCCCGCGACCTGGTCATCGACATCGCCGAATGCGGGCAACTGCTCGCCGACCGGATGTGTGAAGAGGTGGTTGCCCGTGCCTGA
- a CDS encoding ABC transporter permease — protein sequence MTASPLNLATGRIGSFVGTAVERLGHQLSFGTQVLAAVPHTLRAYRRQTMVVLTDIVWGSGGLVVGGGTAAVLVFLGIAVGGSVGMEGLNALDMVGMGPLTGFVSAYANTRELAPMMVAIGFAAQAGCRMTAEIGAMRISEEIDALEAQAVRPIPFVVTTRVIAGTTTIIPLYLTTLIVVYLSCAVVVNVLHGQSAGTYFHYFESFLRPADVLYSLVKAIVLVAAVIVVHCYQGFHATGGPEGVGRACGQAIRASLILIVVMDMVMTAVFWGTSTGIRISG from the coding sequence ATGACGGCATCGCCGCTGAACCTTGCCACCGGCCGCATCGGATCGTTCGTCGGCACGGCAGTCGAGCGGCTCGGACATCAGCTGAGTTTCGGGACGCAGGTGCTCGCGGCCGTGCCGCACACCCTGCGTGCCTACCGCAGGCAGACGATGGTCGTGCTCACCGACATCGTGTGGGGCAGTGGCGGACTGGTCGTCGGCGGCGGCACCGCCGCGGTGCTGGTCTTTCTCGGCATCGCGGTCGGAGGATCGGTCGGTATGGAAGGGCTGAACGCGCTCGATATGGTCGGTATGGGCCCGCTGACCGGGTTTGTCTCCGCATATGCGAATACGCGGGAGCTGGCGCCGATGATGGTGGCGATCGGATTCGCCGCTCAGGCCGGCTGCCGGATGACCGCCGAGATCGGCGCGATGCGGATCTCTGAGGAGATCGACGCCTTGGAAGCCCAAGCGGTACGGCCCATCCCGTTCGTGGTGACCACGCGCGTGATCGCGGGGACCACCACGATCATCCCGCTGTACCTCACGACGCTGATCGTCGTCTACCTGTCCTGCGCGGTCGTGGTGAACGTGCTGCACGGGCAGTCCGCTGGCACCTACTTCCACTACTTCGAGTCTTTCCTTCGGCCGGCGGACGTGCTGTATTCGCTGGTCAAGGCCATCGTTCTGGTGGCGGCTGTCATCGTGGTGCACTGCTATCAGGGTTTTCATGCCACCGGAGGGCCCGAAGGGGTGGGTCGTGCGTGTGGGCAGGCCATCCGGGCCAGCCTCATTCTCATCGTGGTCATGGACATGGTGATGACCGCGGTGTTCTGGGGCACGAGCACGGGAATCAGGATCTCGGGGTAG
- a CDS encoding MlaE family ABC transporter permease: protein MAAAVAPAIRTFGRASILAWSALGWLAADVVRGRFAWREALAQSWFIVSVTAVPAVFVSIPFGVIVSVQVGNLTQQVGATSLAGAAAGVGVVRQGAPLVAALLLGGAAGAAIAADLGARTIREEMDAMRVMGIDPVRRIVAPRLAAMTVIAPLLCVVIVFMGLSTGYLINVGLQHGAPGGYLSSFASFVTVSDLVAALVKSALFGIVVVVLACQRGLEATAGPKGVADSVNAAVVLGVVATFGLNLIITQLLSMFGSRVLG from the coding sequence ATGGCCGCGGCGGTAGCCCCGGCCATACGCACCTTCGGTCGCGCTTCGATCCTGGCGTGGTCCGCGCTCGGTTGGCTGGCCGCCGACGTGGTTCGTGGGCGATTCGCCTGGCGGGAAGCGTTGGCGCAGAGCTGGTTCATCGTGAGCGTCACGGCGGTCCCTGCGGTGTTCGTGTCGATTCCGTTCGGGGTGATCGTCTCCGTGCAGGTCGGAAACCTGACCCAGCAGGTCGGTGCCACCTCGCTCGCAGGGGCCGCCGCCGGGGTGGGAGTCGTTCGGCAAGGCGCCCCGTTGGTCGCGGCGCTTCTGCTCGGCGGGGCCGCAGGCGCGGCGATCGCCGCCGATCTCGGTGCGCGAACCATCAGAGAGGAAATGGACGCAATGCGGGTGATGGGCATCGATCCGGTCCGCCGCATCGTCGCACCCCGCCTGGCCGCGATGACAGTGATAGCTCCGCTGCTGTGCGTGGTGATCGTCTTCATGGGCCTGTCGACCGGCTATCTGATCAACGTCGGCCTGCAACACGGCGCCCCTGGCGGTTATCTCTCGTCGTTCGCGTCCTTCGTCACGGTCTCGGATCTGGTTGCCGCGCTGGTGAAGTCGGCGCTGTTCGGGATCGTCGTCGTGGTGCTGGCCTGCCAGCGCGGGCTGGAGGCCACCGCAGGTCCCAAGGGGGTTGCCGACTCGGTGAACGCGGCGGTGGTGCTCGGCGTGGTCGCGACATTCGGCCTGAACTTGATCATCACGCAACTGCTCTCGATGTTCGGCTCGCGGGTGCTCGGATGA
- a CDS encoding MlaD family protein, which translates to MPSAMALRVRGLAVVAIGLLVTALTTAHLQGRFHDDVSLTIEADSLVDGLLAGADVKFHGAAIGTVRRVQTAGDTRRVEISIDRDQAPALTDRVAASFTVANVFGTPAIELVNLGDGPPVRDHAVVPLATGAMGATATGVLQRTGRLMEVLDSPRLRNLLDVAAENPGLFGPTIEAITGIARALEQDRRGSTAHYLRIAGDLSDGFAVLEPELVDSLIALLDQSEYFGDETNRARTRKAIAGLSQDFLPGYARLFGDNRDHFAEILAVVLDLGLPLGMSYGSIAPAYQRLPELLDRIGAAFPVVDGKVQMQLEIIADTMPHIARSVTDTGPGAVR; encoded by the coding sequence GTGCCGAGTGCCATGGCGCTGCGGGTGCGTGGGCTCGCCGTGGTGGCGATCGGGCTGCTGGTGACCGCGCTGACCACCGCTCACCTGCAGGGCCGATTCCACGATGACGTCTCGCTGACGATTGAGGCCGACTCGCTCGTCGACGGTCTGCTGGCCGGTGCGGACGTGAAGTTCCACGGAGCCGCGATCGGTACCGTACGCCGCGTGCAGACGGCGGGCGACACCCGCCGCGTCGAGATCAGCATCGATCGGGATCAGGCTCCGGCGCTGACCGATCGCGTCGCCGCGAGCTTCACTGTCGCGAATGTGTTCGGCACCCCCGCGATCGAATTGGTGAATCTCGGTGACGGTCCGCCGGTTCGGGATCACGCGGTCGTGCCACTCGCCACCGGCGCCATGGGCGCCACCGCGACCGGGGTGCTGCAGCGCACCGGACGGCTCATGGAGGTGCTCGACTCGCCTCGGCTGCGGAACCTGCTCGACGTCGCGGCCGAGAACCCGGGACTGTTCGGTCCGACCATCGAGGCGATCACCGGCATCGCTCGGGCATTGGAGCAGGATCGTCGTGGGAGTACGGCCCACTACCTGCGGATCGCTGGTGACCTGTCGGATGGATTCGCGGTCCTGGAACCGGAGTTGGTTGACTCGCTGATCGCGTTGCTCGACCAGAGCGAGTACTTCGGCGACGAAACCAACCGCGCACGGACCCGCAAGGCGATTGCCGGACTGAGCCAGGATTTCCTGCCCGGATACGCTCGGCTGTTCGGCGACAACCGCGATCACTTCGCCGAAATCCTTGCTGTGGTACTCGATCTCGGCCTGCCGCTCGGCATGTCCTATGGCTCGATCGCCCCGGCCTATCAGCGCCTGCCCGAGCTTCTCGACCGCATCGGCGCCGCGTTTCCGGTCGTGGACGGAAAGGTGCAAATGCAACTCGAGATCATCGCCGACACGATGCCGCACATCGCCCGCTCCGTCACCGACACCGGTCCGGGAGCCGTTCGATGA
- a CDS encoding diaminobutyrate--2-oxoglutarate transaminase family protein, producing the protein MTKTRAPITRCHESRAATYSRRLPITPVQAHGVRVRDIDGRWYLDCLAGAGAMSLGWNHPVVTEAVRNTLDSGEPLLSLDFHTPTRDAFVEDLLATLPRGLADDCVVHLCSPSGANAIEAALTVAEIATGGSEHVAVQGGFHGCSRAARSVSSGGGLRTRQVALSPAVRFLPYPQDYRCPFGVGGEAGVQRAVDAVADTFDNPHSGLVAPASVLAEFVLGEGGVVPAPRPWARALRHAATRAGVPLIADEIQAGVYRTGRAWAFEHSDIEPDMIAMSKGLGSGIPIAVLVIRRQFDVWDPGTFTGTFRGNAMAFAAASAVLRYAATSGLAAHVSAMGELLGSGLRAIEQRSDLIGEVRTAGLMAGVEIIDPDAPTDHRGVAPPSARSAARIQQECLRAGLIVETGGRYGNVVRFLPPLIIDAAEIATVLEIFDDVVHRVSLMRDSDRLLPTETA; encoded by the coding sequence GTGACGAAGACGCGAGCGCCGATCACCCGCTGTCACGAGTCCCGCGCAGCCACCTATTCCCGGCGTCTGCCGATCACGCCTGTGCAGGCGCATGGTGTCCGGGTGCGCGATATCGACGGCCGGTGGTATCTCGACTGTCTCGCCGGGGCGGGCGCCATGTCGCTGGGCTGGAATCATCCGGTCGTGACCGAGGCCGTGCGGAACACGCTGGATTCCGGCGAACCGTTGCTGTCACTGGACTTTCACACGCCGACCCGGGACGCGTTCGTCGAGGACCTGCTCGCCACGCTGCCCAGAGGCCTGGCCGACGACTGCGTCGTGCACCTGTGCTCGCCCAGTGGCGCCAACGCGATCGAGGCCGCGTTGACGGTCGCCGAGATCGCGACGGGCGGTAGCGAGCATGTCGCGGTGCAGGGTGGTTTTCATGGCTGCAGCCGGGCGGCGCGGTCGGTGAGTTCCGGTGGCGGACTGCGCACCCGGCAGGTCGCACTATCGCCCGCGGTGCGATTCCTGCCGTATCCCCAGGACTATCGGTGCCCGTTCGGGGTCGGCGGCGAGGCGGGTGTGCAGCGCGCCGTCGACGCTGTCGCGGACACCTTCGACAACCCGCACAGCGGCCTGGTCGCTCCGGCCTCGGTACTGGCGGAGTTCGTGCTCGGTGAGGGTGGGGTGGTCCCTGCGCCGCGGCCGTGGGCGCGAGCACTGCGACACGCGGCCACCCGTGCCGGGGTGCCGTTGATCGCCGACGAGATCCAGGCCGGTGTCTATCGGACCGGGCGCGCCTGGGCCTTCGAACACAGCGATATCGAACCCGACATGATCGCCATGTCCAAGGGCCTCGGTTCCGGAATCCCCATCGCGGTCCTGGTCATCCGCCGGCAGTTCGATGTCTGGGATCCGGGCACCTTCACCGGAACATTCCGCGGGAACGCCATGGCGTTCGCGGCCGCCAGTGCCGTGCTGCGCTACGCGGCGACCTCCGGACTGGCCGCCCACGTCAGCGCGATGGGGGAACTGCTCGGCTCCGGACTGCGCGCGATCGAGCAGCGGTCGGACCTGATCGGAGAGGTGCGCACGGCCGGTCTGATGGCCGGGGTGGAGATCATCGATCCCGACGCGCCGACGGACCATCGCGGTGTCGCACCGCCGAGCGCCCGATCGGCCGCGCGTATCCAGCAGGAGTGCCTTCGGGCCGGGCTGATAGTCGAGACCGGCGGGCGCTACGGCAATGTGGTCCGGTTCTTGCCACCGCTGATCATCGATGCCGCCGAGATCGCCACTGTGCTGGAGATCTTCGACGACGTCGTGCACCGAGTCTCGCTCATGCGCGACTCGGACCGACTGCTGCCGACGGAGACCGCATGA
- a CDS encoding ABC transporter ATP-binding protein, with product MTATRTVPTVVGAAAITTTGLTKTYPGAAVDAVDRLDLSIPPGVVYCLLGRNGAGKTTTIRMLTTLLSPSSGTAEVLGIPLHEVRTLRPLIGVALQEVALDPWLNAREQLDLGLAMAGWPRAERRPRVAALVEQFGLGDFQNRRIGSLSGGMRRRVDVALAVSHDPLLLFLDEPSSGLDIEGKEEVWRVIAQLRSAGRTVVLTTHDMEEAVALADQVGIIKAGTLVASGPADDLTRAHGARAVVTADSAIAPNVTGELQAAGFTVADSAGGARVLTIELPAANAAHLGRLTEALSRNDLGAAEVRVETTSLRDAFLEATR from the coding sequence ATGACGGCGACTCGAACGGTACCGACTGTCGTCGGCGCCGCAGCCATCACAACCACCGGATTGACGAAAACCTATCCGGGTGCGGCGGTCGATGCCGTCGACCGGCTCGACCTGTCCATACCGCCAGGCGTCGTCTACTGCCTGCTCGGTCGCAACGGCGCGGGCAAGACCACGACCATCCGGATGCTCACCACCCTGCTATCGCCGTCGTCGGGCACCGCCGAGGTGCTCGGGATCCCATTGCACGAGGTGCGCACTCTGCGACCGCTGATCGGGGTCGCCTTACAGGAGGTGGCGCTGGATCCCTGGCTGAATGCGCGGGAGCAGCTGGACCTCGGGCTCGCCATGGCCGGCTGGCCACGAGCCGAGCGTCGCCCCCGGGTCGCGGCATTGGTGGAGCAATTCGGCCTCGGTGATTTCCAGAATCGGCGGATCGGGTCGCTGTCGGGAGGTATGCGCCGCCGGGTCGATGTGGCGCTCGCCGTCTCGCACGACCCGTTGTTGCTCTTCCTCGATGAACCGTCGAGCGGCCTGGATATCGAAGGCAAGGAAGAAGTGTGGCGGGTGATCGCACAGCTGCGCAGTGCGGGACGGACCGTGGTGCTCACCACTCATGACATGGAGGAGGCCGTCGCACTCGCGGACCAGGTCGGCATCATCAAGGCCGGGACCTTGGTCGCCTCCGGGCCCGCCGATGATCTCACCCGCGCGCACGGCGCTCGCGCCGTCGTCACGGCGGACAGCGCGATAGCACCGAACGTCACCGGCGAGCTACAGGCCGCCGGTTTCACCGTCGCCGATTCGGCCGGCGGTGCCCGAGTGCTGACGATCGAGCTGCCTGCCGCGAATGCCGCCCACCTCGGCCGGTTGACCGAGGCGCTCAGCCGAAACGACCTGGGCGCGGCGGAGGTTCGCGTCGAGACCACTTCGCTGCGAGACGCCTTCTTGGAGGCCACCCGATGA
- a CDS encoding ABC transporter permease — protein MLFARYLVVGLRQPVFGFIFPIVFPVVLVVFVRAMFQRVADLPGFPLTSYTAYIAPGIIMLIPMIGSGFGASTLIEEIQSGFVDRLRLQGISSAQIVPAKIGFEAARILPAGGIVIGLLAALGAPLRAGIVTAAALLVLMCLWSAAYSSLFYLAAVRTLNPQAPIALLPLALPVLFVSQALMPTDFLPRWLEVAIQLNPFSHVVAAAATLMYGDFEPVRLGAGIAVAAGVFVVLQLLLRRLVLRRIGA, from the coding sequence ATGCTGTTCGCCCGCTACCTCGTCGTCGGCCTGCGCCAGCCGGTGTTCGGGTTCATCTTCCCCATCGTGTTCCCGGTTGTCCTGGTGGTCTTCGTGCGGGCGATGTTCCAGCGCGTGGCCGATCTGCCCGGGTTCCCGCTGACCTCCTACACCGCATACATCGCGCCAGGCATCATCATGCTCATCCCGATGATCGGCTCCGGGTTCGGTGCGAGCACGCTGATCGAGGAGATCCAGTCCGGTTTTGTCGACAGACTTCGGCTGCAAGGTATTTCGTCCGCGCAGATCGTGCCGGCGAAGATCGGCTTCGAGGCGGCGCGCATCCTGCCTGCCGGCGGAATCGTCATCGGGCTGCTTGCGGCACTCGGCGCGCCATTGCGGGCCGGGATCGTCACGGCGGCCGCACTGTTGGTCCTGATGTGCCTGTGGTCGGCGGCCTACAGCTCGCTGTTCTACCTGGCCGCGGTGCGCACGCTGAACCCGCAGGCACCGATCGCGCTGCTGCCGCTGGCGTTGCCGGTGCTGTTCGTGAGCCAGGCCCTCATGCCCACCGACTTCCTGCCGCGGTGGCTGGAGGTGGCCATCCAGCTCAACCCGTTCTCCCACGTCGTCGCGGCCGCGGCCACGCTGATGTACGGAGATTTCGAACCGGTCCGGCTCGGAGCCGGGATCGCGGTCGCGGCAGGTGTTTTCGTCGTGCTGCAGCTCCTGCTGCGACGACTCGTGTTGCGCCGCATCGGCGCCTGA